In Mytilus edulis chromosome 7, xbMytEdul2.2, whole genome shotgun sequence, a single genomic region encodes these proteins:
- the LOC139480940 gene encoding sulfate transporter-like, which yields MDDLGDPEPSEDAVEDNDSFGPEINKMSFHIGSPPYSHHHEITARRFVRTQHELDEHYSKPAPPKPTIRTRLRRTLCCPKEKVGEYFSTLLPIVNVCRTYKLSYILNDLVSGITIGCLSFPLGIAFGVLASLAPEYGLYSSFSPVILYILFGTSRHISFGTNGIISLFTSELVHKHLPAAAGPNSTNPEDDIILKSSIASGSTCIIGLILLLMGILRLGFIVNYISSSFVSGFTAAGGVHIVTSMLPNALGITIPRFTGAGQLVLTYKAIFEKVPEIHVASMITSIITAATLLLFKDVINVKFRHKLKTPIPIDFIVVIIATVISNFANLSDSLGLKVVGEIPAGFPPPRMPYLSIDLVLDSFVVAIMIFMLSVSMSRLCEAAHNYRVNDNQELVAYGLSNFVSSFFLCFPSCAGPARTITLCLMGPKSTLHGFISSFFILIILLWIGPLFRMLPISVLSTMVIIAVKNLVTQMKDLPEMWRLNRYDFLIAVGTNLSGCFIDFPYALYVGVILCMFTVVLQSQIPEVYLLSKLTTEDRFLNSKLYDHILTHPRIQIFKFESSLYFATAEAFRKKLFELTDGKFNLHAKLTKSQQSYVVAVPPGSMQNMEHLNRESVESFTRLPWDGLHDKSLHNKDYVIIDCSSINYIDINGLRILIEVICELENVGVTVVFASCNQYVRRFFKKSQLASKISEERIFADIWDAFSALIM from the exons ATGGATGACCTAGGCGACCCTGAACCTTCAGAAGACGCAGTGGAAGACAATGACAGt TTTGGTCCTGAAATAAACAAGATGTCCTTTCACATTGGGAGTCCACCTTATAGTCATCATCATGAAATTACCGCAAGGAGATTTGTTCGTACACAGCATGAACTGGATGAGCATTACAGCAAACCAGCTCCACCAAAACCGACAATTCGAACTCGTTTACGACGCACATTATGCTGTCCTAAGGAGAAAGTGGGAGAATATTTCAGTACCCTGCTACCAATTGTGAACGTTTGTCGAACCTACAAGTTAAGTTACATTCTGAATGACTTGGTTAGTGGAATAACCATAGGTTGCCTTAGTTTTCCACTTGGAATTGCTTTCGGTGTATTGGCCTCCTTAGCTCCTGAATATGGACTATATTCTTCGTTTTCACCGGTGATACTCTATATTCTATTTGGAACCTCTCGACACATTTCATTTGGAACCAACGGCATTATAAGTTTGTTTACTTCCGAATTAGTACATAAACATTTGCCAGCTGCAGCAGGTCCGAATTCGACTAATCCGGAAGATGACATCATTTTGAAATCGTCCATAGCTTCTGGATCAACATGTATAATCGGTCTGATACTGTTATTAATGGGCATATTACGCCTAGGATTTATAGTCAACTACATATCATCTTCCTTTGTGAGCGGGTTCACCGCAGCTGGTGGTGTTCACATTGTAACAAGCATGTTACCAAATGCCTTAGGAATTACCATTCCGAGATTCACAGGAGCAGGACAACTTGTACTGACATACAAAGCCATATTCGAAAAAGTTCCGGAAATACACGTCGCTTCTATGATAACCTCCATTATAACTGCCGCTACACTTCTCCTTTTTAAAGATGTTATCAATGTGAAGTTCAGACACAAACTTAAGACACCAATTCCTATAGATTTTATTGTGGTCATCATAGCAACAGTAATTTCGAACTTTGCTAACTTATCTGACAGTTTAGGACTTAAAGTAGTCGGCGAGATCCCTGCAGGATTCCCACCACCGAGAATGCCATATCTTTCCATAGATTTGGTTTTAGATTCTTTTGTggttgctataatgatttttatgCTCTCTGTATCCATGTCTCGTCTTTGCGAAGCAGCGCATAACTATAGAGTCAATGACAACCAAGAACTTGTGGCATATGGATTATCGAACTTTGTAAGTTCTTTCTTTCTATGCTTCCCGTCATGTGCAGGTCCGGCAAGAACTATAACTTTGTGTTTAATGGGCCCAAAGTCAACTTTACACGGATTTATCTCTTCGTTTTTCATTCTGATCATTCTTTTATGGATCGGACCTTTGTTCCGAATGCTTCCAATTTCTGTCTTATCTACCATGGTCATCATAGCTGTTAAAAATCTTGTTACTCAAATGAAAGATTTGCCGGAAATGTGGAGATTAAATCGTTATGACTTTCTAATAGCCGTTGGGACCAACTTAAGCGGTTGCTTCATTGACTTTCCATATGCACTTTACGTCGGTGTTATCCTATGTATGTTCACAGTAGTATTGCAAAGTCAAATCCCCGAAGTGTATCTTCTGTCAAAGTTAACAACCGAGGACAGATTTTTGAACAGTAAACTCTATGACCACATATTGACGCATCCTAGAATTcagatttttaaatttgaatcatCACTGTATTTTGCCACGGCAGAGGCGTTTCGAAAAAAACTGTTTGAATTAACAGACGGCAAGTTTAATCTCCATGCAAAATTGACCAAAAGTCAACAATCCTACGTAGTGGCTGTTCCGCCTGGTTCAATGCAGAACATGGAACACCTGAACAGAGAAAGCGTGGAATCTTTCACGCGACTGCCATGGGATGGATTGCACGACAAATCCCTACATAATAAGGATTACGTCATCATTGACTGTTCGTCTATAAATTACATTGATATAAACGGTTTAAGAATCTTGATCGAGGTTATATGTGAATTAGAAAACGTTGGTGTCACTGTAGTGTTTGCCAGTTGTAACCAATACGTAAGACGTTTCTTCAAAAAATCTCAATTGGCTTCAAAGATATCGGAGGAACGTATATTTGCAGATATATGGGATGCTTTTAGTGCCTTAATAATGTGA